Proteins from a genomic interval of bacterium:
- a CDS encoding NAD(P)-dependent oxidoreductase, which translates to MRSLAGKTLFITGASRGIGRSIALRAARDGANIAIASKTTVKHPKLPGTIHSAAEEIEDAGGQALAVKTDIRNEEEVTAAIEQTVARFGGLDILVNNASAIYLAGTMETPMKRYDLMAGVNGRGTFLCSQKALPHLLEAENPHILNISPPLSMKAQWFKNNCAYTMAKYGMSMCVLGMAAEFEEQGVAVNALWPRTTIDTAALAMLKGVADPKNCRKPEIVADAAHAILTRSSRECTGNFLIDDEVLRDEGVVDMNQYAVDPSQDLFIDFFLD; encoded by the coding sequence ATGCGCTCGCTTGCGGGAAAGACACTGTTCATAACCGGCGCCAGCCGCGGCATCGGCAGATCCATAGCCCTACGGGCGGCTCGGGACGGTGCCAACATCGCCATCGCCTCGAAAACCACCGTCAAGCACCCCAAGCTCCCGGGCACGATTCACTCCGCGGCGGAGGAGATTGAAGACGCGGGTGGCCAGGCGCTGGCGGTCAAGACCGATATCAGGAACGAAGAAGAGGTTACCGCGGCGATCGAGCAAACGGTCGCGCGATTCGGCGGCCTCGACATCCTGGTCAACAACGCCAGCGCGATCTACCTGGCGGGAACCATGGAGACCCCGATGAAGCGCTACGATCTCATGGCGGGAGTCAACGGGCGCGGGACCTTCCTGTGCTCCCAGAAGGCCCTGCCGCACCTCCTCGAAGCGGAGAACCCCCATATCCTCAACATCTCACCGCCCCTTTCGATGAAGGCTCAGTGGTTCAAGAACAACTGCGCCTACACCATGGCCAAGTACGGCATGAGCATGTGTGTCCTCGGAATGGCGGCCGAATTCGAGGAGCAGGGTGTGGCCGTCAATGCGCTCTGGCCTCGTACCACGATCGATACCGCCGCGCTCGCCATGCTCAAAGGCGTGGCCGATCCCAAGAACTGCCGCAAGCCCGAGATCGTAGCCGACGCGGCCCACGCGATCCTGACCCGGAGCAGTCGTGAATGCACCGGCAACTTCTTGATCGATGACGAAGTGCTGCGCGACGAAGGCGTCGTGGACATGAACCAGTACGCCGTCGATCCCAGTCAGGACCTCTTTATCGACTTCTTTCTCGACTAG
- the pepE gene encoding dipeptidase PepE produces the protein MKLLLISNSTNFGEAYLDHCIGEMLSVLAGADRLAFVPFAAFDRSAYGATAAERFQREGVDVDVVTADERGRMTLERAVAVFVGGGNTFRLLKTLQDSGLLDVTRRRVAEGMAYMGASAGSNIAAPTIRTTNDMPIVQPRSFDALHLVPFQINPHYIDADPASSHMGETREQRLIEYVEENENPVVGIREGAWIRVDGRSAVLGGRTSARILRRDAEPEERPPGASLSDLL, from the coding sequence ATGAAGCTCCTCCTGATCAGTAACTCGACTAACTTCGGTGAGGCTTACCTCGACCATTGTATCGGCGAGATGCTGTCCGTTCTGGCAGGTGCCGATCGCCTGGCTTTTGTCCCGTTCGCGGCTTTCGATCGATCGGCCTACGGGGCGACGGCCGCGGAGCGATTCCAGCGGGAAGGCGTCGACGTCGACGTGGTCACGGCCGATGAACGGGGGCGTATGACCTTGGAGCGAGCGGTGGCGGTGTTTGTCGGAGGCGGCAACACCTTTCGCCTGCTCAAGACTCTCCAGGACTCGGGTCTGCTGGACGTGACGCGCCGCCGGGTCGCCGAAGGCATGGCCTACATGGGCGCCAGCGCGGGCTCGAACATTGCCGCTCCGACGATCCGCACGACCAATGACATGCCCATCGTGCAGCCGCGGTCCTTCGACGCGCTGCATCTGGTGCCATTCCAGATCAACCCGCACTACATCGACGCGGACCCGGCCTCGAGTCACATGGGCGAGACCCGCGAGCAGCGACTGATCGAATACGTCGAAGAGAATGAGAACCCCGTTGTGGGGATTCGAGAAGGCGCGTGGATCCGCGTCGACGGACGCAGTGCCGTGCTCGGTGGCAGGACCAGCGCCAGGATTCTGCGGCGCGACGCCGAGCCCGAGGAGCGACCGCCCGGCGCGTCGCTTTCGGATCTGCTCTAG
- a CDS encoding branched-chain amino acid transaminase: MSNRPKAEVLWFDGEYLPWDAGTVHLQTHTLHYGLGVFEGIRAYEQTSGGTAVFRLDDHLRRLEGSAKILEMNLPYDRKTLKDVCLELIRRNQHDACYIRPLAVLGAGSMGVYPKDNPVEVSVMTWPWGAYLGDEALTKGIRCKVSSYARHFPNAALLKAKATGNYINSVLAKREAVRLGYEEAIMLDIQGNVAEGSGENLFILRDGKLITPPLNSVLQGITRDTIMKLAVAEGLEVYDRFFTRDELYLAEEAFLTGTAAEVTPIREVDDRLIGEGRPGPLTLRLQKRYFQVIRGELEEYKEWLEPVTAPTEAEVAAREAEALHTN; this comes from the coding sequence ATGAGCAATAGACCGAAAGCAGAAGTCCTCTGGTTCGACGGTGAATATCTTCCCTGGGACGCCGGCACGGTGCATCTCCAGACCCACACGCTGCATTACGGTTTGGGGGTCTTCGAGGGCATTCGAGCCTATGAGCAGACCAGTGGCGGCACCGCCGTCTTTCGGCTCGACGACCACCTCCGGCGCCTTGAGGGGTCGGCCAAGATCCTGGAGATGAATCTCCCGTATGACCGGAAAACTCTCAAGGACGTCTGCTTGGAGCTGATCCGCCGCAACCAGCATGACGCCTGCTACATCCGGCCGCTCGCGGTTCTGGGAGCCGGTTCGATGGGGGTCTATCCCAAGGACAACCCGGTGGAAGTGTCGGTCATGACCTGGCCGTGGGGAGCGTATCTGGGAGACGAGGCCCTCACCAAGGGGATTCGCTGCAAGGTCTCGAGCTACGCGAGACACTTTCCCAATGCGGCGCTGCTCAAGGCCAAGGCCACCGGCAACTACATCAACTCGGTGCTGGCCAAACGTGAAGCGGTGAGACTCGGCTACGAGGAAGCGATCATGCTCGACATCCAGGGCAATGTGGCCGAAGGCAGCGGTGAGAACCTGTTCATCCTGCGGGACGGCAAGCTGATTACGCCGCCTCTAAACAGCGTCCTGCAGGGGATCACCCGCGACACCATCATGAAGCTGGCGGTCGCCGAGGGCCTCGAGGTCTACGACCGCTTCTTCACTCGCGATGAGCTGTACCTGGCCGAGGAGGCATTTCTGACCGGGACCGCGGCGGAGGTAACTCCGATTCGTGAGGTCGATGATCGTCTGATCGGTGAGGGCAGGCCGGGACCGCTCACCCTCCGGCTGCAGAAGCGTTACTTCCAGGTGATTCGGGGCGAGCTCGAAGAGTACAAGGAGTGGCTCGAGCCGGTCACCGCGCCGACCGAGGCCGAGGTCGCGGCTCGAGAGGCCGAGGCCCTGCACACGAACTGA
- a CDS encoding RNA polymerase subunit sigma, whose product MSDLHEQLLEAINALNQRLLLVVTGAGISAASGIPTFRGSEPNAVWKVSDFELATFDYFRRDPVGQWSWYLERFKRVESAEPNPAHRALVDLEQWHAARGGRFQLVTQNIDTLHERAGTDQLIKIHGTSARFRCSSPGCERGAPSGSIDSTEVSLDSFRVRPSEATLPRCPACSSLLRAHVLFFDEYYQDHEDYRFDQAMDLAREAGLFLFVGTSFSVGITDLLLRLAAEQGIPAFSIDPGGTPPAYFPVVHLPAAAEDLLPQVAEMARKSRSEA is encoded by the coding sequence ATGTCCGATCTCCACGAGCAGCTGCTGGAAGCCATAAACGCCCTGAATCAGCGCCTCTTGTTGGTGGTTACCGGAGCGGGCATCAGTGCCGCCAGCGGCATCCCGACCTTCCGCGGCTCCGAGCCCAACGCGGTCTGGAAGGTAAGCGACTTCGAGCTCGCGACCTTCGACTATTTCAGGCGCGATCCCGTCGGCCAGTGGAGCTGGTATCTCGAGCGGTTCAAGCGTGTGGAGTCCGCTGAGCCCAACCCGGCTCACCGGGCGCTCGTAGATCTGGAACAGTGGCACGCCGCCCGTGGAGGACGCTTTCAGCTCGTGACGCAGAACATCGACACCTTGCACGAGCGGGCGGGCACGGATCAACTGATCAAGATCCACGGGACCTCGGCCAGGTTCCGCTGCTCTTCTCCGGGCTGCGAGCGGGGAGCTCCGTCGGGTTCGATCGACAGCACCGAGGTCAGCCTCGACTCGTTTCGAGTCCGGCCGTCGGAAGCCACCCTGCCCCGCTGTCCCGCTTGCAGCAGCCTGCTGCGTGCCCACGTCTTGTTTTTTGACGAGTACTACCAGGATCACGAGGACTACCGCTTCGATCAGGCGATGGATCTCGCCCGAGAAGCCGGGCTCTTCCTCTTTGTCGGTACCTCGTTTTCGGTCGGAATCACCGACCTTCTGCTGCGTCTGGCCGCCGAACAGGGTATCCCGGCGTTTTCGATCGACCCGGGGGGCACACCGCCGGCGTACTTCCCGGTGGTCCACCTCCCGGCGGCTGCAGAAGACCTCCTACCGCAGGTCGCCGAAATGGCGAGAAAGAGCCGGTCCGAAGCATGA
- a CDS encoding HAD-IG family 5'-nucleotidase, whose protein sequence is MTPDSKPLGKLLQEGSTPSWSTELLHHSLRYGLAPPERRVFVNRTLRLETIRHIGFDLDFTLADYEREPVERCTFELALGRLIDEHGYPEEIRDAELRPDFPRRGLLIDKKTGIVLRMNRHRYVGQAFLGRRRLSRTEMIELFRHEPVKPADERFYHVDSLFELPEANLYAELVELSERKPELGLPDSLGLFEDTRRAIDWVHASESLQAKILADPETYLRRDPEIALALLRLKLGGRKLILLTNSGWTYARDICAYLFSGVVPGLDDWRELFELVIVRSGKPKFFRTETSFAQLDNGGKQIGTTDTPAWGGVYRGGCLDGLMRLLDCRGDQVLYVGDHIYGDIVTTKRQSNWRTALIVRELEEEFHQRAQMAHEMDEMAELKKELAAAGHQMDQLYDVLTLYGKAVESGAGFAPDTRAKLEATFEETKKRHHELLRQVSKLSERVSNQFNPCWGSFFKQGGSKTLFAQQMESFSCLYTSRVSNLGLYGTNHYFRVVKDPMMHELDVP, encoded by the coding sequence ATGACCCCGGACTCGAAGCCGCTCGGGAAACTCCTCCAGGAGGGCTCGACGCCCTCCTGGAGCACCGAGCTTCTTCATCATTCCCTGCGCTACGGATTGGCGCCTCCCGAACGCCGCGTGTTCGTCAACCGAACGCTGAGGCTCGAGACCATCCGCCATATCGGTTTTGATCTCGATTTCACGCTTGCCGACTATGAGCGCGAGCCGGTCGAACGCTGCACTTTCGAGCTGGCCCTAGGCCGGCTCATCGACGAACACGGCTATCCGGAGGAGATCCGCGACGCCGAGCTTCGGCCGGACTTCCCCCGCCGGGGGCTGCTGATCGACAAGAAAACCGGGATCGTCCTGCGCATGAACCGCCACCGCTACGTCGGCCAGGCGTTTCTGGGCCGACGACGGCTGAGCCGGACCGAGATGATTGAGTTGTTTCGCCACGAGCCCGTCAAGCCCGCGGACGAGCGCTTCTATCACGTCGACTCGCTCTTCGAGCTGCCCGAAGCCAATCTCTACGCCGAGCTGGTCGAGCTGTCCGAAAGGAAGCCCGAGCTCGGCCTGCCCGATTCTCTGGGTCTGTTCGAGGATACCCGCCGTGCGATCGATTGGGTTCATGCTTCGGAGTCGCTTCAGGCCAAGATTCTCGCCGACCCCGAAACCTACTTGCGTCGGGACCCCGAGATCGCTCTGGCGTTGCTGCGTTTGAAGCTCGGCGGTCGCAAGCTCATTCTACTCACGAATTCGGGCTGGACCTACGCCCGGGACATCTGCGCCTACCTTTTCAGCGGGGTCGTTCCAGGCCTCGACGACTGGCGTGAGCTTTTCGAGCTGGTCATCGTACGCTCCGGCAAACCGAAGTTCTTCCGCACCGAAACCTCGTTCGCACAGCTCGATAACGGCGGCAAGCAGATCGGCACCACGGACACCCCCGCCTGGGGCGGCGTCTACCGCGGTGGCTGTCTCGACGGCCTGATGCGCCTGCTCGACTGCCGCGGAGATCAAGTGCTCTACGTCGGTGACCATATCTACGGCGACATCGTCACCACCAAGCGTCAGTCGAACTGGCGCACCGCCTTGATCGTCCGCGAGCTCGAAGAGGAGTTCCATCAGCGAGCGCAGATGGCCCACGAAATGGACGAGATGGCCGAGCTCAAGAAGGAGCTGGCGGCCGCGGGCCACCAGATGGACCAGCTATACGACGTCCTGACTCTCTACGGAAAAGCGGTCGAGTCGGGAGCCGGATTCGCGCCCGATACCCGCGCCAAGCTCGAAGCGACCTTCGAGGAAACCAAGAAGCGCCATCACGAGCTCCTACGGCAGGTCAGCAAGCTGAGCGAGCGCGTCTCGAACCAGTTCAACCCATGTTGGGGGTCTTTCTTCAAGCAGGGTGGTTCCAAGACCCTGTTCGCCCAGCAGATGGAGTCGTTCTCCTGCCTCTACACCTCGAGGGTGTCGAATCTGGGCCTCTATGGCACCAACCACTACTTTCGGGTTGTCAAGGACCCGATGATGCACGAGCTCGACGTGCCCTGA
- a CDS encoding PaaI family thioesterase: MSFNNRLGMTESEDGRSIVLDANEEHLVAPDTVHFAVLATLGEVSAAQAVAKPVVPVAVSLQLMSRARAQRLTARGKVLKSGRSLAFAEGEVTQGDKLVAKVTVTFALI, from the coding sequence GTGAGCTTCAACAACCGACTCGGCATGACCGAGAGCGAAGATGGGCGATCCATCGTGCTGGACGCAAACGAAGAGCACTTGGTCGCCCCGGACACCGTCCACTTCGCCGTCCTTGCGACCCTCGGCGAAGTCTCAGCCGCCCAAGCCGTGGCCAAGCCAGTGGTTCCGGTCGCCGTCTCACTCCAACTCATGAGCCGAGCCCGTGCGCAACGCTTGACCGCCAGAGGTAAGGTGCTCAAGTCCGGTCGAAGCCTGGCCTTCGCCGAAGGCGAAGTCACCCAGGGAGACAAGCTGGTAGCGAAGGTCACCGTGACCTTCGCCCTGATCTGA